A genomic stretch from Nocardia wallacei includes:
- a CDS encoding ArsR/SmtB family transcription factor produces the protein MEAVVQRDALTRFGHALSDATRTQILLSLRVGPAYPSELAERIGVSRQILSNHLACLRGCGLVVAAPEGRRSRYELADQRIATALGDLLELVLAVDPACCPASDTDGCC, from the coding sequence GTGGAAGCCGTAGTGCAGCGTGACGCGCTGACCCGGTTCGGGCACGCGTTGTCGGACGCGACTCGCACTCAGATCCTGTTGAGCTTGCGTGTTGGTCCGGCGTATCCGTCGGAGCTGGCCGAGCGGATCGGGGTGTCGCGGCAGATTCTGTCGAATCATCTTGCGTGTCTTCGTGGTTGCGGTCTGGTCGTCGCGGCTCCGGAGGGGCGGCGGAGCCGCTACGAGCTGGCCGATCAGCGCATCGCGACTGCGCTGGGTGATCTGCTTGAGCTGGTGCTGGCGGTCGATCCGGCGTGTTGCCCGGCCTCGGACACGGACGGGTGCTGCTGA
- a CDS encoding PaaI family thioesterase, with translation MAETSSDAPAFADMVNGALEFTIPIAHTMGVRALEVRPGFAATTVPIEGNGNHFGVMYAGVLFTVAEILGGAIPIATFDTAKYFPLVKDLQIFFRKPTKTDVRAQAELSEAEIARIVADAEADGKADFTLKATVTDADGVVVAETVGLYQLRAHGK, from the coding sequence ATGGCCGAGACGAGCAGCGACGCTCCGGCGTTCGCGGACATGGTGAACGGGGCGCTGGAGTTCACGATTCCGATCGCGCACACGATGGGTGTGCGGGCGCTCGAGGTGCGGCCCGGATTCGCCGCGACCACGGTGCCGATCGAGGGCAACGGCAACCACTTCGGGGTCATGTACGCCGGTGTGCTGTTCACCGTCGCCGAGATCCTGGGCGGGGCGATCCCGATCGCCACCTTCGACACCGCGAAGTACTTCCCGCTGGTCAAGGATCTGCAGATCTTCTTCCGCAAGCCCACCAAGACCGACGTGCGGGCGCAGGCCGAGTTGTCCGAGGCGGAGATCGCGCGCATCGTCGCCGACGCCGAGGCCGACGGGAAGGCCGACTTCACGCTGAAGGCGACCGTCACCGACGCCGACGGCGTGGTGGTCGCGGAGACCGTGGGCCTGTATCAGCTACGTGCGCACGGGAAGTAG
- a CDS encoding helix-turn-helix domain-containing protein — protein MFDARMTPEQLAERLRVDPKTVQRWISTGRVPYPRHQFAVAAAVGVREVELWPDARVTVSEDLRRAIDYQRESTPAPEVPPYVREQLDRAASRDAFNGRTERQAGEFRNTPAAPAGGGYETPAQDGKARMRELMSWVDHTAPIKEHEIHSRAPESRSWRPATEADYPHPGFRLEARILDHPDRADQDTESVARPNVTKLTDRRRAR, from the coding sequence TTGTTCGACGCCCGCATGACACCGGAGCAGCTCGCGGAAAGGCTCCGGGTCGATCCGAAAACGGTGCAGCGGTGGATCTCCACCGGCCGGGTGCCTTACCCGCGCCACCAGTTCGCGGTCGCGGCCGCGGTGGGGGTCCGGGAGGTCGAGCTGTGGCCGGACGCGCGCGTCACCGTGTCCGAGGATCTGCGCCGCGCCATCGACTATCAGCGCGAGAGCACACCGGCCCCCGAGGTGCCGCCGTACGTGCGTGAACAGCTCGACCGAGCCGCGAGCCGCGATGCCTTCAACGGTCGCACCGAGCGCCAGGCGGGCGAGTTTCGTAACACCCCTGCCGCCCCGGCGGGCGGCGGTTACGAAACCCCCGCCCAGGATGGCAAGGCGCGTATGCGGGAGCTGATGTCCTGGGTTGACCACACCGCGCCGATCAAGGAACACGAAATCCACAGTCGCGCACCGGAGTCTCGGTCGTGGCGTCCTGCGACCGAAGCCGATTACCCCCACCCAGGGTTTCGGTTGGAAGCACGGATTCTCGACCATCCGGACCGCGCGGACCAAGACACCGAGAGCGTTGCCCGGCCGAACGTCACGAAGCTCACCGATCGGAGGCGGGCCCGATGA
- a CDS encoding helix-turn-helix transcriptional regulator produces MNTTTRTADRLLQAPDCEALTGIPASTWRYWAHIGDTTKPASFKLGRRRVWRMSTVLAWIEAQEAATTNQVEG; encoded by the coding sequence ATGAACACCACCACCCGTACCGCTGACCGTTTGCTGCAAGCGCCCGACTGCGAAGCCCTGACCGGTATTCCGGCGTCGACGTGGCGCTACTGGGCGCACATCGGCGACACCACCAAGCCCGCCAGTTTCAAGCTCGGCCGCCGCCGCGTCTGGCGGATGAGCACGGTTCTCGCGTGGATCGAGGCGCAGGAAGCCGCGACCACCAACCAGGTCGAGGGCTGA
- a CDS encoding helix-turn-helix transcriptional regulator produces MTAKLAMSEVIRTHRNQLGMTQSQLAEAIGVNLRQVVRYEAGEQEPAFSVAVKLADALGISLSELAGEVPTGLNLNGEWWAAWETQKDGVSRVDVHNMQATQQGDRIHLDASRAISVTLEGGTYAWRGEFRLWDNEALIGWYRATDGAVRSKGSMYLALHQHGTTAYGRWVGMSYDGEVITGWGAMAKDADDARRIVEQLIATNGESRGRIG; encoded by the coding sequence ATGACGGCAAAGTTGGCTATGTCGGAGGTGATCAGGACCCACCGAAATCAGCTGGGCATGACGCAATCTCAGCTGGCGGAGGCGATCGGCGTGAACCTTCGGCAGGTAGTTCGCTACGAAGCAGGAGAGCAAGAGCCCGCATTCTCGGTCGCGGTCAAGCTTGCTGATGCCTTGGGCATCTCTCTCTCCGAGTTGGCCGGCGAGGTCCCGACCGGGCTCAATCTGAACGGTGAGTGGTGGGCCGCCTGGGAGACTCAGAAGGACGGCGTTTCGCGTGTCGATGTGCACAACATGCAAGCCACACAGCAGGGCGACCGAATCCACCTTGACGCCAGTCGCGCGATATCGGTAACTCTCGAAGGTGGCACGTATGCCTGGCGAGGCGAGTTCCGCCTGTGGGACAACGAAGCATTGATCGGGTGGTACCGCGCAACGGACGGTGCCGTTCGGTCCAAGGGGTCGATGTACCTCGCCCTTCACCAGCACGGTACAACCGCCTACGGCCGATGGGTAGGCATGAGCTACGACGGTGAAGTGATCACAGGTTGGGGTGCAATGGCCAAAGACGCTGACGATGCTCGTCGCATCGTTGAGCAGTTGATCGCAACGAACGGAGAGTCCCGTGGACGAATTGGTTGA
- a CDS encoding acyl-CoA synthetase, giving the protein MTVNLLKTLGVRAWTELEYLWLCVGSGVVGLESPMPLLAAGVELLRHGGLPALLRLSAGRYGDRTAVVDELGALSYRELDDRSNRLANEWRKRGLRSGEGVAILARNHRGLLDAMFAAAKCGARIILLNTDFAGPQLRDVATREGADLLVYDEEYEPILGDLSPRRGAYRAWTDTSHPSSLEALIAAGSAASPPITGPGSKIILLTSGTTGTPKGAARSEPRSLEPLGAILSKVPFRAREVTECPAPLFHTLGFAMSLLAIGFGSTLVIRRRFDPQQVIDSMSRHRATALIAVPVMLARIADLGPQALTGRDLSRLRIVFVAGSQLGADLCRRITALFGPVVYNLYGSTEVAYATIATPADLAEEPGCVGRPVLGAVVRVLDERGAEVPPGVTGRIFVTNAAQFEGYTGGGDKERVRGLMSSGDLGHFDSAGRLFIDGRDDDMIVSGGENVFPAEVEELLNAHRGIREAAVIGVADDRFGARLKAFVVRDDDTLTADDVKSHVKAHLARYKVPRDVVFLGELPRNPTGKVLKRILQEL; this is encoded by the coding sequence ATGACGGTGAACCTGTTGAAGACATTGGGCGTCCGGGCCTGGACCGAACTGGAGTATCTGTGGCTGTGCGTGGGCAGCGGCGTGGTCGGCCTGGAGTCGCCGATGCCGCTGCTGGCGGCGGGCGTCGAACTGCTGCGGCACGGCGGTTTGCCTGCGCTGCTGCGGCTTTCGGCGGGCCGTTACGGTGATCGCACCGCGGTCGTCGACGAGCTGGGCGCGCTGAGCTACCGGGAACTCGACGACCGCTCGAACCGGCTGGCCAACGAGTGGCGCAAGCGCGGCCTGCGTTCCGGTGAGGGCGTGGCGATCCTGGCCCGCAATCACCGCGGCCTGCTGGACGCCATGTTCGCCGCCGCCAAGTGCGGCGCCCGAATCATCCTGTTGAACACCGACTTCGCGGGACCGCAGCTGCGCGACGTGGCCACCCGCGAGGGCGCCGATCTGCTGGTCTACGACGAGGAGTACGAACCGATCCTCGGCGATCTGAGCCCGCGCCGCGGCGCGTACCGGGCCTGGACCGACACCAGCCATCCGAGCAGCCTGGAGGCCCTGATCGCCGCGGGTTCGGCTGCGTCGCCGCCGATCACCGGGCCGGGCTCCAAGATCATCCTGCTGACCAGCGGGACGACCGGCACGCCCAAGGGCGCGGCCCGTTCGGAGCCGCGTTCGCTGGAGCCGCTGGGCGCGATCCTCAGCAAGGTGCCGTTCCGCGCCCGCGAGGTGACCGAATGCCCGGCGCCGCTGTTCCACACGCTCGGTTTCGCGATGTCGTTGCTGGCCATCGGATTCGGCTCGACCCTGGTGATCCGGCGCCGCTTCGATCCGCAGCAGGTGATCGACAGCATGTCCCGGCACCGCGCGACCGCCCTGATCGCGGTGCCGGTGATGCTGGCCCGCATCGCCGACCTCGGTCCGCAGGCGCTGACCGGGCGCGACCTGTCCCGGCTGCGCATCGTGTTCGTGGCGGGGTCGCAGCTCGGCGCCGACCTGTGCCGGCGGATCACGGCGCTGTTCGGCCCGGTGGTCTACAACCTGTACGGCTCCACCGAGGTCGCGTACGCCACCATCGCCACCCCCGCCGACCTCGCCGAGGAGCCCGGTTGCGTGGGCAGGCCCGTGCTGGGCGCGGTGGTGCGGGTTCTCGACGAGCGGGGCGCCGAGGTGCCGCCCGGGGTGACCGGCCGCATCTTCGTCACCAACGCCGCGCAGTTCGAGGGCTATACCGGCGGCGGTGACAAGGAACGCGTGCGCGGCCTGATGTCCTCCGGCGACCTCGGCCACTTCGACTCCGCCGGAAGGCTTTTCATCGACGGCCGGGACGACGACATGATCGTCTCCGGCGGTGAGAACGTCTTTCCGGCCGAGGTGGAGGAATTGCTCAACGCGCACAGGGGGATTCGCGAGGCCGCGGTGATCGGCGTCGCCGACGACCGGTTCGGCGCGCGCCTGAAGGCGTTCGTCGTGCGCGACGACGACACCCTCACCGCCGACGACGTCAAGTCGCACGTGAAGGCGCACCTGGCGCGCTACAAGGTGCCCCGCGACGTCGTGTTCCTGGGGGAACTGCCGCGCAACCCGACCGGCAAGGTCCTCAAGCGGATCCTGCAGGAACTCTGA
- a CDS encoding tyrosine-type recombinase/integrase, giving the protein MAARRNRRAGVEDLWYKTVRDEDGTERRVPSKLYGKGKRWRARYVDDGGREHSKRFARKVDAQAWLDGQTAAVVTGVHAAPSAGRITVGEVATSWLGGNPQWEESTSARYKSIVRKHIRPVWGSVRLSDLSHETIQRWVASQVEAGVAGGTVRKNLGVLSQICDYAVVSRRIAINPCATVKRPKQALAGRRYLSGVEVEQLAEQAGENWLTVMVLAYCGLRFAELAGMQAADVHMLRRRFQIEHTITEVDGVLVAKAPKDHQRRSVPFPAFLAKPLAQRLAGKAPESEVFTSSRGAVLRVRNMRRDWWDEATTAAGLPGLTPHEMRHTAASLAVSQGASVLAVQRMLGHDKPSTTLDVYSDLFDDDLEEVAARLDSARADYSAAYSLRTESDSEPIELGSMGT; this is encoded by the coding sequence ATGGCCGCGCGACGGAACCGCCGGGCCGGGGTCGAAGATCTCTGGTACAAGACCGTGCGCGATGAGGACGGCACCGAGCGGCGTGTGCCTTCCAAGCTGTATGGCAAGGGCAAGCGTTGGCGTGCCCGGTACGTCGACGACGGAGGCCGGGAGCACAGCAAGCGGTTCGCCCGGAAGGTCGACGCTCAGGCGTGGCTCGACGGTCAGACAGCAGCGGTGGTCACAGGTGTCCATGCCGCGCCATCGGCCGGCAGGATCACGGTCGGCGAAGTCGCCACGTCCTGGCTGGGCGGCAACCCGCAGTGGGAGGAATCCACCAGCGCGCGCTACAAATCCATTGTGCGCAAGCATATTCGGCCAGTGTGGGGATCGGTTCGGCTGTCCGACCTATCGCACGAAACGATTCAGCGGTGGGTCGCCAGTCAGGTCGAGGCCGGTGTAGCGGGCGGCACCGTGCGCAAGAACCTCGGTGTGCTGTCTCAGATCTGCGACTACGCGGTGGTGTCGCGGCGGATCGCGATCAACCCGTGCGCGACGGTGAAGCGGCCGAAGCAGGCCCTTGCCGGACGTCGTTACCTGTCGGGCGTCGAAGTCGAGCAGCTGGCGGAGCAGGCCGGAGAGAACTGGCTTACGGTCATGGTGCTGGCGTACTGCGGCCTGCGGTTTGCGGAGCTGGCCGGGATGCAAGCGGCCGACGTGCATATGCTGCGGCGCCGGTTCCAGATCGAACACACGATTACCGAGGTCGACGGCGTACTCGTCGCCAAGGCTCCGAAGGATCACCAGCGACGGAGCGTGCCCTTCCCGGCATTCTTGGCAAAGCCGCTGGCGCAGCGGCTTGCTGGCAAGGCTCCCGAGTCTGAGGTGTTCACTTCGAGCCGCGGAGCCGTTCTCCGCGTGCGGAACATGCGCCGCGACTGGTGGGATGAGGCCACAACTGCCGCTGGCCTTCCTGGGTTGACGCCTCACGAGATGCGGCACACTGCCGCCTCGCTGGCGGTCTCTCAGGGCGCGTCGGTGCTCGCAGTGCAGCGAATGCTCGGTCATGACAAGCCGAGCACGACGCTCGACGTGTATTCCGATCTGTTCGATGACGACCTCGAAGAAGTGGCCGCACGGCTGGATTCGGCGCGCGCCGACTACTCCGCTGCGTACAGTCTGCGTACGGAATCGGATTCCGAGCCGATCGAACTCGGCAGCATGGGCACTTGA
- a CDS encoding long-chain fatty acid--CoA ligase, with product MLSTMQDEQLSLATLLRYATTFHGDATVSTWTGDGVRTTTFRELGVQCARLANALRGLGIGEGDRVGTFMWNNTEHMAAYATVPAMGAVLHALNIRLFPEQLVYVANHAEDQVVIVDGSLVPMFAQYLPQLRTVRHVLVANGDAASLTAPAGVQVHSYAELLAAQPDTFDYPVIDERSAAGMCYTSGTTGDPKGVVYSHRSNWLHAMQVVSPNSMGFTADDTVLTIVPLFHANSWGIPYAAMMTGTSLLMPDRFLQPGPLLQMMAAEKPTFAAAVPTIWGGVLAGLEAQPQDISHLRTCVVGGSAVPPAMMRAFQEKHGVRLLHAWGMTETSPLGSVAHPPAGVEGDAEWDYRYTQGRFPAAVQARLVGDDGSVQPNDGTALGELEVRGPWITGSYYSPEGAVVDPDKFHDGWLRTGDVGKISPDGFLTLVDRSKDVIKSGGEWISSVDLENAIMGHPAVAEASVIGIPDEKWEERPLVAVVFKEGVTAEPAELRDFLADKFAKWQLPEYWTVIDEVPKTSVGKFDKKRLRARFADGELKVTAL from the coding sequence ATGTTGAGCACGATGCAGGACGAGCAGTTGTCGCTGGCGACCTTGCTGCGCTACGCGACGACGTTCCACGGCGACGCGACGGTGTCCACGTGGACCGGCGACGGGGTGCGCACCACGACCTTCCGCGAACTCGGGGTGCAGTGCGCGCGACTGGCGAACGCGCTGCGTGGCCTGGGTATCGGCGAGGGCGACCGGGTCGGCACGTTCATGTGGAACAACACCGAGCACATGGCCGCCTACGCCACGGTGCCGGCGATGGGCGCGGTGCTGCACGCGCTCAACATCCGCCTGTTTCCGGAACAGCTGGTCTACGTCGCGAACCATGCCGAGGATCAGGTCGTCATCGTCGACGGTTCGCTGGTGCCGATGTTCGCTCAGTACTTGCCGCAGCTGCGGACGGTCCGGCACGTGCTCGTCGCCAACGGCGACGCCGCGAGCCTGACCGCGCCCGCGGGTGTGCAGGTGCACTCCTACGCCGAACTGCTTGCGGCCCAGCCGGATACCTTCGACTACCCGGTGATCGACGAGCGCTCGGCGGCCGGGATGTGCTACACCTCCGGCACCACCGGCGACCCGAAGGGCGTGGTGTACTCGCACCGCTCCAACTGGCTGCACGCCATGCAGGTGGTCTCGCCGAACAGCATGGGCTTCACCGCCGACGACACGGTTCTGACGATCGTGCCGCTGTTCCATGCCAACTCCTGGGGCATCCCGTACGCGGCCATGATGACGGGCACCAGCCTGCTGATGCCGGACCGGTTCCTGCAGCCCGGCCCCCTGCTGCAGATGATGGCGGCCGAGAAGCCGACCTTCGCCGCCGCCGTTCCGACCATCTGGGGCGGCGTGCTGGCCGGGCTGGAGGCCCAGCCGCAGGACATCTCACACCTGCGCACCTGCGTGGTCGGCGGCTCCGCGGTGCCGCCCGCCATGATGCGGGCCTTCCAGGAGAAGCACGGCGTGCGGCTGCTGCACGCGTGGGGAATGACCGAGACCTCGCCGCTGGGCAGCGTCGCGCATCCGCCCGCCGGGGTCGAGGGCGACGCCGAGTGGGACTATCGCTACACCCAGGGCCGGTTCCCCGCCGCGGTGCAGGCCCGGCTGGTCGGCGACGACGGCTCGGTGCAGCCCAACGACGGAACAGCGTTGGGGGAGCTGGAAGTTCGCGGTCCGTGGATCACCGGCTCGTACTATTCGCCCGAGGGCGCGGTGGTGGATCCGGACAAGTTCCACGACGGTTGGCTGCGCACCGGCGACGTCGGCAAGATCAGCCCGGACGGCTTCCTCACGCTGGTCGACCGCTCCAAGGATGTGATCAAGTCCGGCGGCGAGTGGATCTCGTCGGTGGACCTGGAGAACGCGATCATGGGGCACCCGGCCGTGGCGGAGGCCTCGGTGATCGGCATTCCCGACGAGAAGTGGGAGGAGCGGCCGTTGGTGGCGGTCGTGTTCAAGGAGGGCGTCACGGCCGAGCCCGCCGAACTGCGCGACTTCCTCGCCGACAAGTTCGCCAAGTGGCAGCTACCCGAGTATTGGACCGTCATCGACGAGGTGCCCAAGACCAGCGTCGGCAAGTTCGACAAGAAGCGGCTGCGGGCACGGTTCGCCGACGGTGAGCTGAAGGTCACGGCACTGTAG
- a CDS encoding flavin-containing monooxygenase, which translates to MTRTPSILIIGAGFAGLGMALELQRAGIDTFTILEKAEDLGGVWRENTYPGAACDVPSPLYSWSYAPKSDWPRRFSEQADIHAYMREVAVAHGIPAKIRFGTEVTDAEFDERQGVWHVRTADGATLTTDVLVPAVGQLSRPAMPNIPGIDTFTGPAFHSAEWDHSVDLTGKRVACIGTGASAIQYIPRIQPKVGHLTLFQRSAAWVLPKFDTEYSARHHALFKYFPPSRLAERFAIWGLFEVLALALTDIPAMKKPVVALADRHRAQQVSDPVLREKLTPDYAPGCKRGLFSNEYFPALAQPNVTVETTGIEAITPTGIRTTDGVDHEVDVIIYGTGFKGTEFLAPMNIYGLGGRKLSDEWSPEGARAYLGISVPGFPNLFMMYGPNTNVGSGSIIYMLESQARYIRQATRYLAAHPRHYLSARPAAEQDWDAWLQRRLEDTPWNFCSSWYRNASGRITNNWPGATVLYRWKTRHFDPTAYDEATATTPSTTDTTDPTPTR; encoded by the coding sequence ATGACTCGCACGCCGTCCATCCTCATCATCGGCGCCGGATTCGCCGGCCTCGGCATGGCGCTGGAATTACAGCGCGCCGGCATCGACACCTTCACCATCTTGGAGAAGGCCGAGGACCTCGGCGGCGTGTGGCGGGAGAACACCTATCCGGGCGCGGCCTGCGACGTCCCGTCGCCGCTGTACTCGTGGTCGTACGCGCCGAAATCCGATTGGCCACGGCGATTCTCGGAGCAGGCCGACATCCACGCCTACATGCGCGAGGTGGCCGTCGCGCACGGCATCCCCGCGAAGATCCGGTTCGGCACCGAAGTGACCGACGCGGAATTCGATGAGCGACAAGGCGTCTGGCATGTCCGCACCGCCGACGGCGCCACGCTGACCACCGACGTCCTGGTGCCCGCGGTGGGCCAGCTGTCGCGCCCGGCCATGCCGAACATCCCCGGCATCGACACCTTCACCGGCCCCGCGTTCCACTCCGCCGAGTGGGACCACAGCGTCGATCTCACCGGCAAGCGGGTGGCGTGCATCGGCACGGGCGCCAGTGCCATCCAGTACATTCCACGCATCCAGCCGAAGGTGGGCCACCTGACGCTGTTCCAGCGGTCGGCCGCCTGGGTGCTGCCGAAGTTCGACACCGAGTACAGCGCAAGACATCACGCGCTGTTCAAGTACTTCCCGCCGAGCCGTCTCGCGGAACGCTTCGCCATCTGGGGCCTGTTCGAGGTGCTGGCCCTGGCCCTCACCGATATCCCCGCGATGAAGAAGCCGGTCGTCGCCCTCGCCGATCGCCATCGCGCGCAGCAGGTTTCCGACCCCGTGCTCCGCGAGAAGCTCACCCCCGACTACGCCCCCGGCTGCAAGCGCGGCCTGTTCTCCAACGAATACTTCCCCGCCCTCGCCCAGCCCAACGTCACCGTCGAGACCACCGGCATCGAGGCCATCACACCCACCGGCATCCGCACCACCGACGGCGTCGACCACGAGGTCGACGTCATCATCTACGGCACCGGCTTCAAGGGCACCGAGTTCCTGGCCCCCATGAACATCTACGGCCTCGGCGGCCGCAAGCTCTCCGACGAATGGTCTCCCGAGGGCGCCCGCGCCTATCTCGGCATCTCGGTACCCGGCTTCCCCAACCTGTTCATGATGTACGGCCCGAACACCAACGTCGGCTCCGGCTCCATCATCTACATGCTCGAGTCCCAGGCCCGCTACATCCGCCAGGCCACCCGCTACCTCGCCGCCCACCCCCGCCACTACCTCTCCGCCCGCCCAGCCGCCGAACAGGACTGGGACGCCTGGCTCCAGCGCCGCCTCGAAGACACCCCCTGGAACTTCTGCTCCAGCTGGTACCGCAACGCCTCCGGCCGCATCACCAACAACTGGCCCGGCGCCACAGTCCTCTACCGCTGGAAAACCCGCCACTTCGACCCCACCGCCTACGACGAAGCCACCGCCACCACCCCCTCGACCACGGATACCACCGATCCCACCCCAACCCGGTAG
- a CDS encoding recombinase family protein → MTPDDPPVNPPAPALTHRTASLSASVPVSGPSGLSDYAVSPLGMPVAVLRDEVRVAFLGRTSTEDQQDPRQSMLRQLNNCKTAIPDSWVIVAHFYDVESGRMDLDDRGHGSDYDRFDIPIARDGGVADLRDEAAHSGRRFDVVICEAVSRVARRTYEGLSIERELENVEVPLFAANEPITLSGSRAQRILQRRINQSVAEYEVLNTLEQSWGGLCTHVREGWNIGKPPYGYKAKTYRHPNPTKAARGQTKTRLEPDGARGETVTQIALWRHHEGLGYDTIAERLNTDLVKYPPPEPPGRERARGAWGKTSVFEILKNPKYTGFQVFNRRASRSRRGKVNDPVKWVWSTEPAHEPLIPKWMYDELAARRQARRGSRDGNTRNTHPATRRTYLLRGMVFCGCGRRMFGNHRHNSGYYMCYPRNNNRGRPAKYTGHPKAVYLREDAVLDALTRFFADRVFGPHRRDLFAADLAGLDDRATRERQAARERLQRVVADVTRRQNAVLRQAQDGDPDDPFAKGLRGTYNDLDAEKTAALSVIAQLDAADNAEPHRPGTSDIALLDALPYLALNLAHAPEALLRKLFEITQLAVRLHDDDDQVTITITLPADHIPDITHTAERITNTMPPTQPTPAHTAETGCVDAVRAPGRIRTCDTRFRRAVYARFAVIGSR, encoded by the coding sequence ATGACGCCCGACGACCCGCCCGTGAATCCGCCCGCCCCCGCACTGACCCACCGGACGGCATCGCTGTCGGCGTCTGTGCCGGTGTCGGGGCCGTCGGGGTTGTCCGACTACGCGGTGTCGCCGCTGGGGATGCCGGTCGCGGTGTTGCGCGACGAGGTCCGGGTGGCGTTTCTGGGCCGCACCTCCACCGAGGATCAGCAGGACCCGCGTCAGTCGATGCTGCGGCAGCTGAACAACTGCAAGACCGCGATCCCCGACTCGTGGGTGATCGTGGCGCACTTCTACGACGTCGAGTCCGGCCGCATGGACCTCGACGACCGCGGCCACGGCAGCGACTACGACCGCTTCGACATCCCCATCGCCCGCGACGGCGGCGTCGCCGACCTCCGCGACGAAGCCGCCCACTCCGGCCGCCGCTTCGATGTCGTGATCTGCGAAGCCGTCTCCCGCGTCGCGCGGCGCACCTACGAGGGCCTGTCGATCGAACGCGAACTCGAAAACGTCGAAGTGCCGTTGTTCGCCGCAAACGAGCCGATCACGTTGTCCGGCAGCCGCGCACAGCGGATCCTGCAACGCAGGATCAACCAATCTGTGGCCGAATACGAAGTCCTCAACACCCTCGAACAATCCTGGGGCGGACTGTGCACTCACGTGCGTGAGGGCTGGAACATCGGCAAACCCCCGTACGGGTACAAGGCGAAAACCTACCGGCATCCGAATCCGACCAAGGCAGCCAGGGGACAGACCAAGACCCGGCTGGAACCGGACGGGGCGCGCGGGGAGACGGTCACCCAGATCGCGCTGTGGCGCCACCACGAAGGGCTCGGGTACGACACCATCGCCGAGCGCCTCAACACCGACCTAGTGAAGTATCCGCCGCCGGAACCACCCGGCCGCGAGCGTGCCCGGGGTGCGTGGGGTAAGACGAGCGTGTTCGAGATCCTGAAGAACCCCAAGTACACCGGATTCCAGGTGTTCAACCGGCGCGCGTCGCGGTCGCGGCGCGGGAAGGTGAACGACCCGGTGAAGTGGGTGTGGTCCACCGAACCCGCGCACGAGCCGTTGATCCCGAAATGGATGTACGACGAACTCGCCGCCCGCCGACAAGCCCGGCGCGGCTCCCGCGACGGCAACACCCGAAACACTCACCCCGCGACGCGGCGCACCTACCTGCTGCGTGGCATGGTGTTCTGTGGATGCGGGCGGCGGATGTTCGGCAACCACCGCCACAACAGCGGCTACTATATGTGCTACCCCCGCAACAACAACCGGGGCCGCCCCGCCAAATACACCGGCCATCCCAAAGCGGTCTACCTCCGCGAAGACGCCGTCCTGGACGCGCTCACCCGCTTCTTCGCCGACCGGGTCTTCGGCCCGCACCGCCGCGACCTGTTCGCAGCCGACCTCGCCGGCCTCGACGACCGCGCCACCCGAGAGCGCCAAGCCGCGCGGGAACGACTCCAGCGAGTCGTCGCGGACGTGACCCGGCGGCAGAACGCGGTCCTGCGGCAAGCCCAAGACGGTGACCCCGATGACCCCTTCGCCAAGGGACTGCGTGGCACCTACAACGATCTCGACGCCGAGAAGACCGCCGCACTGTCGGTCATCGCTCAACTCGACGCCGCCGACAACGCCGAACCGCATCGTCCCGGCACCAGCGACATCGCATTGCTTGACGCCCTGCCGTACCTGGCACTCAATCTCGCCCACGCGCCGGAAGCGTTGCTGCGCAAGCTGTTCGAGATCACCCAGCTCGCCGTCCGGTTACACGACGACGATGACCAGGTGACCATCACCATCACCCTGCCCGCCGACCACATCCCCGACATCACCCACACCGCAGAAAGGATCACCAACACCATGCCCCCAACACAACCAACACCTGCCCACACGGCAGAAACGGGTTGTGTAGATGCTGTACGTGCCCCCGGCAGGATTCGAACCTGCGACACCCGCTTTAGGAGAGCCGTTTATGCCCGGTTTGCGGTGATTGGCAGTCGTTAA
- the cutA gene encoding divalent-cation tolerance protein CutA, whose product MDELVDVTITAESADWLAAFTRELVSERLAACGNIVPAVRSIYRWEGDVSEDAEALVILHTRRSLVPKIIALTNDRHPYDTPQVLAVPVVDSDPDYRAWVLDSTDAE is encoded by the coding sequence GTGGACGAATTGGTTGATGTAACGATCACGGCAGAGAGCGCTGACTGGCTCGCGGCATTCACACGCGAGCTCGTCTCTGAGCGACTTGCGGCGTGCGGAAACATCGTGCCTGCCGTCCGATCCATCTATCGATGGGAGGGAGACGTGTCCGAGGACGCTGAGGCCCTGGTCATCCTTCACACGCGCAGGTCCCTTGTCCCCAAGATCATTGCGCTAACGAATGATCGGCACCCATATGACACACCACAGGTTCTTGCAGTGCCGGTAGTCGACAGCGACCCCGATTACCGGGCGTGGGTACTCGACTCGACCGACGCCGAGTAG